CGAGGGGATTAATCTTCCGTTCAATGATTTGAATCATCTGTATGATGAAGCAAAATTTGACGTGTTACTTGCTAACCTTTATACAAATGAAGCTGAATATCCTTCATGGGCTCATCCTTATAAAATTTATCATACAATTCAAGGGACAAAAATAGGGGTATTAGGATTAACAGCACCGTTTACTCATCTCTATGAACTACTGGGCTGGCAAATGACAGACCCAATGGAAGAATTGAAAAAGTGGGTCCCGTATATGAAAGAAAATGCAGACGTTCTGATTCTTCTTTCCCACCTAGGATTACATGACGATGAAAAAATTGCTGCACAATTTCCTGAAATCGATGTAATTTTAGGTGCCCATACCCATCATTTCCTTGAACATGGAGAGATGATTAAAAATGTTTTACTTGGTGCAGCAGGAAAGCATGGAAACTTCGTCGGTCATGTGACACTTCAATTAAATGAGAAAAAAGAGCTTGTTCAAAAAGATGCGATTCTATACGAATTCAACAAGCTGCCGGCTGTTGCAGATGAACAAAAAAAGATTGATTTCTTTTTAGAAAAAGGAAAGGACATGTTAAGCGAGAAAATTACGTCCATTTCCGTACCATTACAAAGTGATCCCTTTCATGAAACAAACTTTTCTATCTTGCTTTGTGAAGCATTAAGGGAATGGTGTCAGGCAGATTGTGCGGTGGTAAATGCGGGACTCCTGCTTGGCTCATTATCAGGGGAGGTAACAGAGTATGATTTGCTCTCTGTTTGTCCACATCCGATTAATCCGTGTGTCATTGAGGTTACGGGTATAGAATTGACCTCCATCCTCGAGCAGACACAGGACGAAGCGTTACACCATAAACACATAAAGGGTTTAGGATTTAGGGGAAAGGTGTTAGGAATGTTTGTTTATGACCAAATTGACTTTCTTGATGATGGGATTTCGATCAATGGGAGCAAATTGGAGCTTGAAAGGACTTATAAACTAGCTCTCCCTGATATGTTCACCTTTGGACATTTTTTCAAAGATATCCTTCCGAAAAAAGAAAAAACGTATTTCTTGCCTGAGTTTTTACGGGACTTATTAAAGTGGAAGCTGGAAAAATAACAATACACTCTTTTTCCGAACTCATCATAGAGTGATAGTGAGGAAAGGAGTGTAGGGAAATTGATTGATCTTTCGCCAATTGAAATTAACGGCCATACCTTTTTGGCTGTATCTGTTTTACTTCCAAAAACAACATTGCTTGCAGTGACAAGCGATAAGGGATATATTATGTGCGGTGCTTTAGATGTAGGATTATTAAATGAAAAATTAAAGGACCGTAAAATTATTGCCGGCCGAGCTGTCGGTGTAAGAACTATTGATCAGCTTCTAAATGCTCCACTGGAATCAGTCACATTTGAAGCGGAAGAATTGGGAATTCACCAAGGTATGATTGGTAAGGATGCTTTATTGAAGATGGTTTAAAAGCTTGCTGAGGACAGCAGGCTTTTTTTTAGATTTGTCATAAAATTTGTTACAGCCACAGTCATAGATATTTTTCTAGATCTATTTTTTAGAGCAAGCAGAAGTAAAAAGTAGAAGTAGCCGGTGTCTAGATGTACTTTTTAGAGCAAGAAAAGGTAATAAGTAGAAGTAGCCAATGTCTAGATCTATTTTTTAGAGCAAGCAGAAGCAAAAAGTAGAAGTAGCCGGTGTCTAGATGTACTTTTTAGAGCAAGAAAAGGTAAAAAGTAGAAGTAGCCAATGTTTAGATCTATTTTTTAGAGCAAGTAGAAGCAAAAAGTAGAAGTAGCCAGGGGCTAGAACTACTTTATTGTATGACTTTGTTAAATTTGTCTGTTGATTTCAGTTCCAATCAACAGGATTAAATAATCAATATAGCCTCTTTTATTGGGCTAGTTCACCTTTTCACAGCATACATATAGCATGAAGGGGTGATTGTCTTTGGCCAAATTTCGCAGGCGCCTTACTAAAAGAGGACCGCTGCCTTTCCGATATGTCATGCTGCTAACCTTTGTATTTTTTCTTTTTTCGACGGCAACTGGCTTATGGCTCGTTAATAGAGGGATTGAACCGACTTTAATGCGATATGCAGAATCAGAAACGCGAAATATTGCGTCGCTGGTCATTAATCGGGCCATTACCAAGCGAACAACAAATGTGGGAGACAACAATGAGGTAATTAAAATTGTGCCAGGGAGTAATGGAAAAGGGCAAAATGCCCAACTGAATACAGATTTAATCAATCGTGTATTGGCTGAAACAACTGCGCAAATTCAAAAGAACCTAAAAACAGCCAAAAGGGGTGAAATTGCCTTACTAGAGACGGATGTAGAAATCGAAACGGAAAATACGGCAAAGGAGGACGGAATTGTCTGGTATGTTCCATTAGGTCAAGCAACAAATATTTCTTTGTTGGGGAATATTGGACCCAAAATACCAGTCAAATTTCATGCCATTGGTGAAGTAGAACCGGATGTCCATATCCAAACAAAGGAAATGGGGATCAATAATACGTGGGTAGAGGTTTCTGTTGATATAGTAGTGTCCGTTCAAATTATTACTCCTTTTGCAACTAAAATTACTAAGTTAAAACAAAGCATACCAGTAGGTGGTTCATTGGTAGAGGGAGAGGTTCCGCAATTCTACAATGGAGGCGGAGGCAGTGTCACGCCATCTATTCAAATACCAGAAAAGAATACCGACACCAAAACCAAATCCGAAACGAAAAAGTCTGGAAATTAGTAAGAGGCCGACCAGGAGTCAGCCTCTATTTTTTACGCAAATTTATTCGTTCTAGACGTTTCCACTTGGCTAAATGAGGATAGGGGTCAAAGGACCACTCTGTAATCCCATTGTCCTTATACATTCCGTAATGTAAATGCGGTGGGAATTTTCCAGAGGTTCCTGGAGGACCGTATCCGGAGCTGCCCACACCGCCAATGACCATTCCTGGTTCAACGATTTGCCCGACTTTTAAATCTTTAGCGAATCCGCTGAGATGGGCAAAATAATGATACGTATTATTAATATCACGAATGCCGATTCTCCAACCGCCAAATTTATTCCAGCCTTTCATCTCGATTATGCCATAGTTCGTTGCGCGAACGGGTACCCCGTACCCTGCGAAGATATCTGTACCTTCATGAATTCTTCTTCCACCCCAGCCGCGTGCATCTCCCCAAGTGCTCCGATAACTATGATTGCTGCGAATAGGGACTGGGAATACTTGGGTATCTAAATTGAGTCGTCCGAAATGTCGGTATATCTTAGCCTTACCAGCAATAATTCCCACTGTTCTATCACGATGATAGTAATTCCACAGACCGATTTTTATATTATCAGGGTCTACTCCGTAAGAAAGAAGATAATGGGCAAATGCGTATAATACGTCCTCATCGCTCTTAAGGCTTGCTTTTCCATCTCCGTCTCCATCCACACCCATCCCATCAAAAAATTGAATAGCAGCTGGATTCACTTCATCAGGATTGGGATTGGTTAGACCTGCCCATTGCTCGGGACGAAAGTAGATCCCAATTACGCTATCTGGCTTGGGCAAGTCTCTGCGGACTTGTCGGATGCTTCTTTCGTATTGATCGATGGCTGCTAAATAATACCATGGAATTTGAGTGACCGTTTCAACCTTTTTATAAAGCTTCATTCTTTCCTGATATGGATCAGGTTCCTCTGCATGAGCATTCCTCAGTGCAAGGGAAGAGGTGAAAAATAAAAGGAAAGTTCCAATAATCAGAACAGCCCGCAAAAGGAATCCTCCTTCCCAATTAATGTACATGTTTAGTTTATGGATAATAAGCTATTTCATTATCGCTAATAATTGGTAATGCAATAATAATCTACTTGCTTGTCGTTCCTTAACTAGTATGGTAAAGTGACAAATGAAGAACTCACTTACCATACATATGAATGGGATTTTAAGGGGTGTAATAATGAGTAAGAAAGAAGAAATTCTGCGAAAGCCTGAGTGGCTTAAAATAAAGCTTAATACAAACGAGACGTACACAGGGCTAAAGAAAATGATGCGTGAAAAGAATCTTCATACTGTGTGTGAAGAAGCTCGCTGTCCAAACATTCATGAATGCTGGGCAGTAAGACGTACTGCAACCTTCATGATACTTGGTGACACCTGTACGCGTGCCTGCCGGTTTTGTGCGGTTAAGACTGGGCTACCAACTGAATTGGATTTACAAGAGCCGGAGAGAGTGGCGGATTCTGTTCAACTTATGAACTTAAAGCACGTGGTTGTTACAGCGGTAGCTCGTGATGATCTAAAGGACGGCGGCGCTGCTGTTTTTGCTGAAACCGTTCGTGCTATTCGTCGCAAAAACCCATTTACTAGCATTGAGGTACTCCCTTCCGATATGGGTGGAAAAGAAGAGAACCTAAGGATGTTAATGGATGCGAAACCAGATATCTTAAACCATAATATTGAAACGGTTAGACGTTTAACACCAAGAGTAAGAGCCCGTGCAAAATACGATCGTTCACTTGAATTCCTTCGTCGTGCGAAAGAAATGCAGCCAAGCATTCCTACCAAATCAAGTTTAATGATCGGAATTGGAGAAACAAAAGAAGAAATTCTAGAAGTGATGGATGATTTAAGAGCAAACCATGTAGATATTATGACTATTGGTCAATACCTACAACCTACAAAGAGTCATTTAAAAGTGGAAAAATACTACCATCCTGATGAGTTTAAAGAATTACAAGAGATTGCACTAAGTAAGGGCTTCAGTCACTGTGAAGCAGGTCCACTTGTTCGGTCATCTTATCATGCAGACGAGCAAGTAAATGCTGCAGCGAAACACAAGCAGTTACTTGGAGAAAAAGAAGCAAAGGAAGCATAAAAATAATGAGAGAGGTTGAGACTGAGGTCAACCTCTCTTTGTTATTATTTTTACTTACTTATGCATGTTAGGTCTCTTAAGATTCATATCGTCAGCGGTTTCGCCATTTTCATTTTCACTTGCATTCAAACGCATACCTTGAGGGGATTTTTTCATTTGTGCAATAAGCTCTGTAACTGCGTGACGAGAATTTCGACTGTTAGAGTCAAGGTTCGCCAGGTTTTCAACGTCGCGCATTAATGTTTTATTATCTGTTACATATACGTGGTAGTATCTTGGTACAACTGACAATGCTGTTTTCTTCACTTGGTCGGCAGTTCTATTTCGATCTTTTGTGTCTGTATCATAGGCAATTAACACTTCCTGGTCAGTAACAAGAGTGGCCACATCGTGTACATTAGGATTATTTACACTATATTTACTAATGATATTGGCAAGCTGCTCACGGTTTAAAGCGGTATAGCCGTCATTTGCAGTATTATCGTTCATCAATGGGCTTTTTTGGTGACGGACAAATCCATAATTGTCACTAACATTTCGAACCCCACGGCTTGCTCCCTCATTGTAAAGATCGTGTCGTTTGTTATTTACATTAATGGTATTTCCGCTTTCTTCATAGACATCGCGATTTCCCATATCCTTACTACATCCAGTTAAAGCTGTTATGCTACATAATCCAGCGATTATGATAAATTTTTTCAACATAAACACCTCCTTTTATTAGAATGGCCAATGTTCTGTTTTTTTTTCTTAGTAATTGATGGGGAATCGGTTATAATGGGTAGTAGGAAATGGCTGGGATAACTGAGGTGAAAAGTATGATCGTAATAAACAATACCGCTTATGAAATTCTTCAAGAATATCGGGATGGGTATAATGAAGAGGCTTTTAAATCAAGGTATAGTGATATTTTATCTAGGTATGATTATGTTGTAGGTGATTGGGGATACGGGCAGCTTCGCCTAAAGGGATTCTTTGATGACCAAAATCAAAAAGCTACTTTTGATACAAAAATAAGCACGTTAAGTGAATACCTTTATGAATATTGCAACTTTGGCTGTGCATACTTTGTTTTAAAAAAAGTGAAAAAATAAAAGAGGATGTCCCAAGGGGTCTGACCTCACGTTTATTTCTCATATATAGTGAATCTTTAGGAAAAGTTCAGCTATAAATATGAGGTTGTGGGGTCTGACACTTTGTTTCGGGACATCCTCTTTTTGTTTTATTCGTTGTAAGGCGCCTGTGTCTCCGTTTCAGGATCATCGTGAGGCGGGTGTGCTCCGTCCATCTGTCTAGGCAAACCTTCATGCAGAGATTTATATTCATAATTAAATGCACTATAGTAACGTTGTCCCTTTTCCCAGGGAGTGCTTTTATTTTCTACTGGTTGGAATTTTCCTCGAGGAGCTCCATAGGCGCCTTCAGGAAGATCCTCAACAGTTAGGAAATTTCTTTGTGCTTCCACATTTGAAAAATCATGATATTGTTCTGAATCTTTATCTGCCATGATATACACACTCCTTTACCAACTATTATTTGAAAAAAAGTGTGTAATTATGAACCCTAAACTAATTCCATTAAAAAGCCACGTAATTCTTCGGCATCTGCTTCACTTAATTGAAATGCATATTCTAAATAGCCCTCTTCTTGTAAATCATCCAATCCAATAATAGCAAAGCGGTTTCCTTGCATATCAAGAACCAAGTGTTTACCGTAATGACGGTCACTTTGGACAATCGCTAAATCAAAACGTTGGTTTTCTCCAACAAAGCTGACAAATCTTGTTTTCGTATTTTCTGTATCATCATATAAGAAAAAGCGCTCGTTCATGAAATATTCTCCTTTGATTCATACTTTTACGCATCTCTTATATAGTAACAAATAAATGGGAAGGAGGGGAGTATTGAATATTCATAATTTTTACTAGAAATTTATGGATAAAAAAACACGAATCATGTCAAATTATGCTACAATATACGTAAATCATGTATGTTGGCTTCTGAGAGGGATGAATTAAATGGTCCGTCGTTACAAAGAAAAAGTCAAAAATGTTGTTAAATGGGGAAAGATTATACTACCTCTGTCAACTATGCGCTTTTATCCACCCCAATTCATTTTAAGAAATCCTGTTTTAGAAGGGGTAAAGGCTGCTTTTACTGAGGGATGCGAGGTAGCAGTTGTTGTCTTTCATTTAAAAGATATGATTGAGTTGACAGAGCAGTTAGGACAGACCCAAAGCCATCAGTTTATCAAACATACAAAGAAGTTCTTTCGCTCAGCTGTTGAGCAAGGCGTAGATAAACAGGATGTGATTATGCTTGATGACTTTTACGGTGATGGACTAACATTGTACATAAAAGTGGATTATTCACGCCATTCTCTCTCTGAAATTGATTTGGCTATGAAAAAAATCGTCTATAGTGTAGAAAAAAATCTGCATATGGCATATCCTTTTCTCCAACCAGTCTTTAGGACTGGGTATATGTTTGTGGAAAAAAAGTATTTGTCGATACAAGACTCAATTGCAAGAGCACATAGACAGGCGATTGCTATGGCTGAAAAAAAGGTGAAGTCTGAATTTGATGAAATGGTCTATTTAATGAAAAAGATTATTTCTAAAAAGGAAATAAAATTATTAGCACAGCCTATCTTTGATGTTGCTACTGGTGAGGTCCACGCTTGGGAGATGCTTACCCGTGGTCCAACGGGCTCTGTTCTAGAAAGTCCTTTGCCGTTGTTCTCAGTAGCCAGACAAACGGGATTACTTTATGATTTAGAAATGATTGTGATTGAAAAAGTGCTGGAGCAAATAAAGGCTGCCAAGTGCCGGAAGAATATCTTTGTGAATTGTACTCCGCTCACACTTGGAAATATCCGGTTTACTCGTGATTTAAAAAAATTAATGAAGCAATTCAAAGAAATACCACCACAGCAAATCACCTTTGAAATTACAGAAAATGATTCGATTGAAGGCTTAAAAAATTTTATTTATAATATAAAAATGCTGCGCTTAATGGGCTATAAAATTGCCATGGATGATACTGGCGCAGGCTATTCAAGTTTAAGTATTATAAGTGATATCATGCCAGATATCATTAAAATTGATCGTTCCGTTATTCAGAATATAGATAAAAATTCAATTAAGGAATCGATGTTAAAAGGGCTCATGCTGGTAGCAAGAGAAGCAGGTTCCCTAGTGGTTGCTGAAGGAATTGAAAATGCGGATGAGGCATCTGTATTGACAAGAAATAACGTAGACTTAGCTCAAGGATATTTTTATGCACGACCAACCGCGTTAGTACCGGCTATTGCAACTTAGAAAAAGGAAGTGGAATTCTATGTATTTTGTAGACAGGGAAAAAATAGAAGCAACACTCGTCTATTTAGAAAAACTTATTCACCTCTTCTCACAGCAAAAGGAATGGACAACAGCTTTAGAGAAAGCGGCTTTAGAACGGTTGAATCAAATGATGATTGAGTCTGTCCTGGATGTCGGAAATGCCATGATTGACGGATTTATCATGAGAGATCCTGGCAGTTATGATGACATTATTGATATCTTAGTTGATGAAAAAGTTATTTCCGCTGAGACAGGAGATCATTTAAAGATTTTAATTCAGTATCGAAAGAATCTCGTTCAGGAATATATTTCAGTCGATCATGTAGAGCTTTACCAGCAGTTTTCAGCACATCTAAATGAGTTAGTAACTTTTGCGGGCAATATTCGTGAATATTTGACCAATGAATTAGGTCCCGTATCTGCATTTAAAAACTAATGAAGACCGTTCACTAACGGTCTTTTTCTTTTAATAAAATTTGGGTAGGATACTAATGGGAGTGATCATATGAAAAAGTATAGGGGCTATTTAATTGACCTGGATGGAACTATGTATAGAGGATCAGAGCGAATTGAAGCCGCATCTGATTTTGTAAAAAATCTACGTGACAATGGAATTCCGTATTTGTTTGTCACGAATAACTCATCAAGAACACCCGCGCAAGTAGCTGAAAAACTGGTGAGTTTTGATATTCCGGCGGAGGAGAACTTGGTATTCACAACAAGCCAGGCAACCGCCAATTTCATCTACGAACAAAAGAAAGATGCTTCTGTATATGTGATTGGTGAAGAGGGGATTCAGACAGCTATTGAAGAGAAAGGCTTTTCTTTTGCTGAAGAAGACGCTGATTATGTCGTCATAGGAATCGACCGCTCGATTACATATGAAAAATTAGCTGTGGCATGTCTAGCGGTACGTAATGGAGCAACATTTATTTCGACGAATGGCGATATAGCCATTCCAACTGAAAGAGGACTGCTGCCTGGGAATGGGTCCTTAACCTCTGTCATATCTGTCTCTACACAAACTAAGCCAATTTTTATTGGAAAACCAGAGTCGATTATAATGGAACAAGCTCTAAAGGTACTGGGTACCTCAAAAGAGGAAACACTGATGGTCGGGGATTATTATGATACCGATATATTAGCAGGAATGAATGCAGGAATGGACACCCTTTTAGTCCATACAGGAGTAACTACAAAAGAATTACTTACTGGCTACGACCGTAAGCCAACACACGTAGTGGATTCGTTGGATCAATGGAAGCTATAAAGGGGACAGTCCCCCGCCGCTTTACAGCGGCGGGGGACTGACCCCCTTATTTTTCTCTTTTTTCTTCTTGTCGGGCAGCACGGTGTGCTAGTCTGCTTGAGGCAGCGGCTGCAATGGCACCGACAATATCATCTAAAAATGTATGACATTCACCGGTGGATTTATCATTTAAATGAGCTAAAATCCCAGGCTTTAATTTATCAATGTACCCATAATTCGTAAAACCGATAGAGCCGTAAACATTTACAATAGAAAACGCAAGAATTTCATCTACTCCATACAGGCTTTCATCGGATCCAATAATTGATTGAAGAGGCTCCTCTAACATCCCTTTTTCTGCAAGCATATCAAGCTGAATTCCTGTGATAATGGCATTTTGAACTTCACGTTTTGACAGAACACGTTCTACGTTGGCTATACAGTCTTCCATTTTCAGGTTTGTATGGTACTTTTCCTGCAAAAAGAATACTAAGTCTGCCATGTCCTGAACCTCGACGCCTCTTTCCTTTAACCATTTGCGAGCTGTTTCTTCAGTTAGATCTACTTTTTTGTGGTCTGCCATCCTCTAATCACCTTTTCTTTGGATTTTCACTATATATATACTCTTTTTCCATAAGATATGCAATTTTATGTAAAAGGAGTAAACCAAAATTATATTTTCTCCATCCCACCATTTATTATTCCTTTGAAAAAAACTGAGCAAAAAACAAGTTTTTAAACAACTAAACATATACATGAGGTTATAGATGTCTGGATACGAGGTGGGAGTATGCTTAAAAAGTTACTTGAAAACCAGTATGGTATTACTGTTGAGGAATACGTGAAGCTAGACAGGTATGAGGCACTGAGAGGAAATGGATGGTTGTACTTAGTCTCAAACCCCTCCGGTAAAGAAGAAGATGATATTACAGAACTTGAGAAAATCGCAGAACATTTAAGAAACTATGGTGATCAACATGTCCCGGTTATTTTACCATCTAAGGACGGACAATTAATAACCACATGGGAACAAAATAAATATTGTGTATTGGCCAATCGGCAAATCGAAGATCAACGAAAGATCAAACTAGGACGGAAATTAGCTAAATTTCATGAGCGGGGCAGACTGGTCCCATTTCAGATTGAAAGATCGAGCAGAATTGGACAATGGAAATCACTATGGGAAAAAAGGCTTGAACAAATGGAAAAGGTTTGGAATAATCTCCTTTTTCAAACACCTGAAGATGAATTTGAACGATTGTTCATTGACTCATTCCCATATTACCTTGGACTTACAGAGAACGCTATTCAATATCTGGTGGATTCGGAGATGGATGATGAACCAACCGAAGCTGATGGAGGCACCGTTTGTCATGAACGTTTTACTCAAAAGACATGGGGTGACCATTACATGATCAAGAATCCATTCGATTGGGTGTTTGACCATCGGAGCCGTGATTTAGCTGAATGGACAAGGGAACGATACTTTCGTAATATCCAGACCTACGATGTAGACGTACAACAGTTTTTTAGCGAATACCAAAGTGTGACCCCCTTAACTTCTTTTTCCTGGAGGTTATTATACTCTCGTTTGATTTTCCCGCTTCATTATTACGATTGTATCGAGAGCTATTATATCACTCGTTCTGAGCAGGATAAGAAGGTATTAGAGGAACGCTTAAGTAAAATACTACGACAAACAAGTGACTATGAACGCTTTCTTGCTGGATTCTTTCACATGGCTGGTGCACCCGTCCGACAACTTAACATCCCCCAACTAGAGTGGTTACTGACATGATTTTAAGTATTCGAACTAATTAAATAACGTAATTCCAAACTTATGGTAAAATAATAAAGTGTATCAGAATAATTAAGGAAGTGAATGCAGCATGAAGCCATACGTTTTTATTACACGGAAGCTTCCAGACGAAGTTGTTAAACCACTACTGCCAAACTATGAAGTAAACATGTGGGAACATGAGGATATTCCAGTTCCAAGGGAGTTACTGCTAACTGAAGCAAAGAAGGCAGATGCCTTGCTAACCATGTTATCAGATTCTATTGATGAAAGTATTTTAACCGCTGGAAAACAGTTAAAAGTAGTAGCCAACCTTGCTGTTGGTTTCGATAATATTGACTTAAAGGTTGCCACCAGAGAGGGAATCGCGATTTGCAACACACCCGATGTATTAACAGACACTACTGCAGATTTAACATTTGGCTTGTTAATGGCTACTGCAAGAAGGCTAATGGAAGCTTCCGAGTTAGTAAAAGAGGGCAAATGGAAAAGCTGGAGCCCCTTGTTATTGGCTGGCCATGACATCCATCACAAAACCATTGGTATCGTTGGCATGGGGAAAATTGGTGAGACTGTTGCAAAACGGGCAACCGGTTTTGAGATGAACATTTTATACCATAACCGTTCACGTAAACCAGAAGTGGAACAACAGCTTGGAGCGGTTTATGTGGCCTTTGATGAATTAGTAGAAAAATCAGATTTTATTGTCTGCCTAACTCCACTTACAAATGAAACAAAAAACTTGTTCACTCGTGATGTGTTTAGGAAAATGAAGCAGTCGGCTATTTTTATCAACGCAGGAAGAGGCCCAGTCGTTGATGAACAGGCTCTCTTTGAGGCATTAGTTGCTGGCGACATTTCTGGTGCAGGCCTTGATGTTTTTGAAAAAGAACCAATTGGTGCTGATCATCCATTATTGCAGCTTCCTAACGTAGTTGCGCTGCCACACATTGGGAGTTCAAGTGTTGAAACAAGAATGGAAATGTTGAGGCTTTGTCTGACAAATATTCAAGCAGTGATCGAAGGAAAAGAACCTAAGACGTTGGTGAATAAAGACTGGAAACCCTTAGTCAAAGCGTGACCATACCCATGCAAAAAAGCGATTGCTGGATAGCAATCGCTTTTTAAATCGTATCGAATTAGAAAACTTGTTCTACTTCAACAACGCCTG
The window above is part of the Bacillus sp. SORGH_AS_0510 genome. Proteins encoded here:
- a CDS encoding EAL domain-containing protein, producing the protein MVRRYKEKVKNVVKWGKIILPLSTMRFYPPQFILRNPVLEGVKAAFTEGCEVAVVVFHLKDMIELTEQLGQTQSHQFIKHTKKFFRSAVEQGVDKQDVIMLDDFYGDGLTLYIKVDYSRHSLSEIDLAMKKIVYSVEKNLHMAYPFLQPVFRTGYMFVEKKYLSIQDSIARAHRQAIAMAEKKVKSEFDEMVYLMKKIISKKEIKLLAQPIFDVATGEVHAWEMLTRGPTGSVLESPLPLFSVARQTGLLYDLEMIVIEKVLEQIKAAKCRKNIFVNCTPLTLGNIRFTRDLKKLMKQFKEIPPQQITFEITENDSIEGLKNFIYNIKMLRLMGYKIAMDDTGAGYSSLSIISDIMPDIIKIDRSVIQNIDKNSIKESMLKGLMLVAREAGSLVVAEGIENADEASVLTRNNVDLAQGYFYARPTALVPAIAT
- a CDS encoding YutD family protein; the protein is MIVINNTAYEILQEYRDGYNEEAFKSRYSDILSRYDYVVGDWGYGQLRLKGFFDDQNQKATFDTKISTLSEYLYEYCNFGCAYFVLKKVKK
- a CDS encoding DUF3055 domain-containing protein; translation: MNERFFLYDDTENTKTRFVSFVGENQRFDLAIVQSDRHYGKHLVLDMQGNRFAIIGLDDLQEEGYLEYAFQLSEADAEELRGFLMELV
- a CDS encoding cytosolic protein, with the translated sequence MADKDSEQYHDFSNVEAQRNFLTVEDLPEGAYGAPRGKFQPVENKSTPWEKGQRYYSAFNYEYKSLHEGLPRQMDGAHPPHDDPETETQAPYNE
- a CDS encoding bifunctional UDP-sugar hydrolase/5'-nucleotidase, coding for METIHIFHTNDIHSHLEHWPRIQQFLIEKRELLQKTGEEVFLFDIGDFLDRWHPFTDATMGKGNVALLNECQYTAVTIGNNEGINLPFNDLNHLYDEAKFDVLLANLYTNEAEYPSWAHPYKIYHTIQGTKIGVLGLTAPFTHLYELLGWQMTDPMEELKKWVPYMKENADVLILLSHLGLHDDEKIAAQFPEIDVILGAHTHHFLEHGEMIKNVLLGAAGKHGNFVGHVTLQLNEKKELVQKDAILYEFNKLPAVADEQKKIDFFLEKGKDMLSEKITSISVPLQSDPFHETNFSILLCEALREWCQADCAVVNAGLLLGSLSGEVTEYDLLSVCPHPINPCVIEVTGIELTSILEQTQDEALHHKHIKGLGFRGKVLGMFVYDQIDFLDDGISINGSKLELERTYKLALPDMFTFGHFFKDILPKKEKTYFLPEFLRDLLKWKLEK
- a CDS encoding YunC family protein; translated protein: MIDLSPIEINGHTFLAVSVLLPKTTLLAVTSDKGYIMCGALDVGLLNEKLKDRKIIAGRAVGVRTIDQLLNAPLESVTFEAEELGIHQGMIGKDALLKMV
- a CDS encoding DUF86 domain-containing protein, with translation MYFVDREKIEATLVYLEKLIHLFSQQKEWTTALEKAALERLNQMMIESVLDVGNAMIDGFIMRDPGSYDDIIDILVDEKVISAETGDHLKILIQYRKNLVQEYISVDHVELYQQFSAHLNELVTFAGNIREYLTNELGPVSAFKN
- the lipA gene encoding lipoyl synthase is translated as MSKKEEILRKPEWLKIKLNTNETYTGLKKMMREKNLHTVCEEARCPNIHECWAVRRTATFMILGDTCTRACRFCAVKTGLPTELDLQEPERVADSVQLMNLKHVVVTAVARDDLKDGGAAVFAETVRAIRRKNPFTSIEVLPSDMGGKEENLRMLMDAKPDILNHNIETVRRLTPRVRARAKYDRSLEFLRRAKEMQPSIPTKSSLMIGIGETKEEILEVMDDLRANHVDIMTIGQYLQPTKSHLKVEKYYHPDEFKELQEIALSKGFSHCEAGPLVRSSYHADEQVNAAAKHKQLLGEKEAKEA
- a CDS encoding TIGR01457 family HAD-type hydrolase — encoded protein: MKKYRGYLIDLDGTMYRGSERIEAASDFVKNLRDNGIPYLFVTNNSSRTPAQVAEKLVSFDIPAEENLVFTTSQATANFIYEQKKDASVYVIGEEGIQTAIEEKGFSFAEEDADYVVIGIDRSITYEKLAVACLAVRNGATFISTNGDIAIPTERGLLPGNGSLTSVISVSTQTKPIFIGKPESIIMEQALKVLGTSKEETLMVGDYYDTDILAGMNAGMDTLLVHTGVTTKELLTGYDRKPTHVVDSLDQWKL
- a CDS encoding M23 family metallopeptidase; its protein translation is MRAVLIIGTFLLFFTSSLALRNAHAEEPDPYQERMKLYKKVETVTQIPWYYLAAIDQYERSIRQVRRDLPKPDSVIGIYFRPEQWAGLTNPNPDEVNPAAIQFFDGMGVDGDGDGKASLKSDEDVLYAFAHYLLSYGVDPDNIKIGLWNYYHRDRTVGIIAGKAKIYRHFGRLNLDTQVFPVPIRSNHSYRSTWGDARGWGGRRIHEGTDIFAGYGVPVRATNYGIIEMKGWNKFGGWRIGIRDINNTYHYFAHLSGFAKDLKVGQIVEPGMVIGGVGSSGYGPPGTSGKFPPHLHYGMYKDNGITEWSFDPYPHLAKWKRLERINLRKK
- a CDS encoding YhcN/YlaJ family sporulation lipoprotein, which translates into the protein MKKFIIIAGLCSITALTGCSKDMGNRDVYEESGNTINVNNKRHDLYNEGASRGVRNVSDNYGFVRHQKSPLMNDNTANDGYTALNREQLANIISKYSVNNPNVHDVATLVTDQEVLIAYDTDTKDRNRTADQVKKTALSVVPRYYHVYVTDNKTLMRDVENLANLDSNSRNSRHAVTELIAQMKKSPQGMRLNASENENGETADDMNLKRPNMHK
- the yunB gene encoding sporulation protein YunB codes for the protein MAKFRRRLTKRGPLPFRYVMLLTFVFFLFSTATGLWLVNRGIEPTLMRYAESETRNIASLVINRAITKRTTNVGDNNEVIKIVPGSNGKGQNAQLNTDLINRVLAETTAQIQKNLKTAKRGEIALLETDVEIETENTAKEDGIVWYVPLGQATNISLLGNIGPKIPVKFHAIGEVEPDVHIQTKEMGINNTWVEVSVDIVVSVQIITPFATKITKLKQSIPVGGSLVEGEVPQFYNGGGGSVTPSIQIPEKNTDTKTKSETKKSGN